The following proteins are encoded in a genomic region of Candidatus Sericytochromatia bacterium:
- a CDS encoding geranylgeranyl diphosphate reductase: MQTENFDVVVVGGGPAGATAADDLARRGLSVALLDRAGRIKPCGGAIPPQAMTEFDLPESLLVARIRSARMVSPTAVSVDMHIEGGYVGMVDRESFDEWLRERAAAHGAVRLTGQFDRLDYLEDGVIELSYDVRGADQVPVTRKVTARAVIGADGARSSVARQCIPDAGRVPYVAAYHEIVRSPAAGADYDGQRCDVYYQGKLSPDFYAWVFPHGETVSVGVGSALKGFSLRNAVADLRSVTGLDLSDTVRKEGAPIPLRPLRRWDDGRGVVLAGDAAGVVAPASGEGIYYALAGGRLAAEAVIGLLETGDPGALKSARRRFMRAHGRVFWVLGLLQRFWYSSDARRERFVSMCRDPDVQHLTWQAYMYKKLVRARPLAHLRIFFKDLGHLLGVVRA; this comes from the coding sequence GCTGGACCGGGCGGGTCGCATCAAGCCCTGCGGCGGTGCCATCCCCCCGCAGGCCATGACTGAGTTCGACCTGCCGGAATCGCTGCTGGTGGCACGGATCAGGTCGGCGCGAATGGTCTCGCCGACCGCGGTGAGTGTCGACATGCACATCGAGGGTGGCTACGTCGGCATGGTCGACCGGGAAAGCTTCGACGAATGGTTGCGCGAGCGTGCGGCCGCGCATGGAGCGGTCAGGCTGACCGGCCAGTTCGATCGTCTCGATTACCTCGAGGATGGCGTCATTGAACTGAGCTATGACGTGCGCGGGGCCGACCAGGTGCCGGTGACCCGCAAGGTGACCGCCCGCGCCGTCATCGGCGCCGATGGTGCGCGATCCTCGGTAGCCAGGCAGTGCATTCCGGATGCCGGGCGGGTGCCTTACGTGGCGGCCTATCACGAGATCGTCCGCTCGCCGGCCGCCGGTGCCGATTACGACGGCCAGCGTTGCGACGTGTACTACCAGGGCAAGTTGTCCCCGGATTTCTACGCCTGGGTCTTTCCCCATGGCGAGACCGTCAGTGTGGGAGTCGGCAGTGCCCTCAAGGGTTTCTCGCTGCGTAACGCGGTGGCGGACCTGCGCAGCGTGACGGGGCTCGATCTCAGCGACACGGTTCGCAAGGAAGGTGCGCCGATTCCGCTGCGCCCGCTGCGGCGTTGGGACGACGGCCGCGGTGTGGTGCTGGCGGGTGATGCGGCCGGGGTCGTGGCGCCCGCTTCCGGAGAGGGCATCTATTACGCGCTGGCCGGTGGCAGGCTGGCAGCCGAGGCCGTAATCGGCTTGCTGGAGACGGGTGACCCGGGTGCGCTGAAGTCGGCCCGTCGCCGCTTCATGCGGGCACACGGGCGGGTGTTCTGGGTGCTGGGGCTCCTGCAGCGGTTCTGGTACTCGAGTGATGCGCGCCGTGAGCGCTTCGTCAGCATGTGCAGGGATCCCGACGTGCAGCATCTGACGTGGCAGGCTTATATGTACAAGAAACTGGTGAGGGCGCGACCGCTGGCCCACCTGCGCATCTTCTTCAAGGATTTGGGGCACCTCCTGGGGGTGGTCCGGGCATGA